One region of Intestinimonas massiliensis (ex Afouda et al. 2020) genomic DNA includes:
- a CDS encoding recombinase family protein — MSHSERAPLRVAAYCRVSTDKEDQLNSLAAQRRFFQEYIADHPAWAFAGIFADEGLSGTSVKRRPQFAELVQRAMAGGIDLILTKEVSRFARNTVDALQITRQLKGRGVGVLFLNDNIDTRENDGEFRLTIMASVAQEESRKVSERTRWGQLQAMKRGVAFGNNSLYGYTLSDGRLTIQPEQAEVVRAVYRKFLTERKGSHIIARELTESGVRPPLRSGGAWSSAMVLRLLKNEKYCGDLLQKKYRTTDHLTHRKIVNDGAEEQFCLRDHHEAIVSRSQFQAVQEELARRSRLTADRNRFSARYWYSGKIRCGACGRSLTLKRTRRPDGTEYRRFVCRGRLEGSGGCQMRAVRAEELFACTQYVLERLALDRRAMLEELLGAWRAWRQPDGTPEKIRQALRRQGARRERAVEAFLDGDLDRAAMHRAISRCEGEMQRLEAELAQWERSSVTEDEAEIRARLERELEDGDAFLDEAVQRVTVYPEDLLVEVAELPVRFRVRAEGRGTGAEYTVAVRACLSEPRERE, encoded by the coding sequence GTGTCCCACAGCGAGCGGGCGCCCCTGCGGGTAGCCGCTTACTGCCGCGTTTCCACCGATAAGGAGGATCAACTCAACTCCCTTGCCGCCCAGCGCCGATTCTTCCAGGAGTATATCGCTGACCATCCAGCATGGGCCTTTGCCGGCATCTTCGCGGACGAGGGGCTGTCCGGAACCTCGGTCAAGCGCCGTCCACAGTTTGCCGAGCTGGTGCAGCGGGCGATGGCGGGTGGTATCGACCTGATCCTTACCAAAGAGGTCTCCCGTTTCGCCCGCAATACGGTGGATGCCCTTCAAATCACCCGGCAGCTCAAGGGGCGTGGCGTGGGGGTCCTCTTCCTCAACGACAACATCGACACCCGGGAGAACGACGGGGAATTCCGGCTGACGATCATGGCCAGCGTGGCCCAGGAAGAGAGCCGCAAGGTCTCGGAACGGACTCGCTGGGGACAGCTCCAGGCCATGAAGCGCGGGGTGGCGTTTGGAAACAACTCCCTATATGGCTATACTCTGAGCGACGGGCGGCTGACGATCCAGCCGGAACAGGCCGAGGTGGTGCGCGCCGTATACCGCAAATTCCTGACCGAGCGCAAGGGGAGCCACATCATTGCCCGGGAGCTGACGGAGAGCGGCGTGCGCCCCCCGCTGCGCTCCGGAGGGGCCTGGTCCTCTGCCATGGTGCTGCGCCTGCTGAAAAACGAAAAATACTGCGGCGATCTGCTGCAAAAGAAGTACCGCACCACAGACCACCTGACCCACCGGAAGATCGTCAACGACGGGGCGGAGGAGCAATTCTGCCTGCGGGACCACCACGAGGCCATCGTCAGCCGGAGCCAGTTTCAGGCTGTGCAGGAGGAGCTGGCGCGGCGTTCGCGCCTGACGGCGGACAGAAACCGTTTTTCCGCCCGCTACTGGTACTCGGGGAAAATCCGCTGCGGCGCCTGTGGGAGAAGCCTGACCTTGAAGCGGACCCGGCGTCCGGACGGGACTGAGTACCGGCGCTTTGTTTGCCGGGGACGGCTGGAGGGGAGTGGGGGCTGCCAGATGCGGGCGGTCCGCGCGGAGGAGCTCTTCGCCTGTACCCAGTATGTTCTGGAACGGCTGGCCCTGGACCGCAGGGCCATGCTGGAGGAGCTGCTGGGCGCATGGCGGGCCTGGCGGCAGCCGGACGGCACTCCGGAGAAGATTCGGCAGGCCCTCCGGCGCCAGGGAGCCCGAAGGGAGCGGGCGGTGGAGGCTTTTCTGGACGGAGACTTGGATCGTGCGGCCATGCATCGGGCGATCTCTCGATGTGAGGGGGAGATGCAGAGGCTGGAGGCGGAACTGGCGCAGTGGGAACGGAGTTCCGTAACGGAGGACGAGGCGGAGATCCGGGCCCGGCTGGAACGGGAGCTGGAGGACGGGGACGCCTTTCTGGATGAGGCGGTCCAGCGCGTCACGGTTTACCCGGAGGACCTCCTGGTGGAGGTGGCGGAACTCCCCGTCCGGTTTCGGGTCCGCGCTGAGGGGCGGGGAACGGGGGCGGAGTATACGGTCGCGGTGCGGGCGTGTCTGTCGGAGCCGAGGGAGCGGGAGTAA
- a CDS encoding PucR family transcriptional regulator — MGLYTPAMLSYWLGDAVLDVRPGAAEPHCEGGIKLLDQGESVLRAECLYIGTAQAVTHALACGRLPQECLLIVSSGRCGAEMLPDVLTLIETNLPLLELYNCVQEHVHRFIAWDSSLHEVVYNNAGLQELLQRASSELHATILLVNTGYKHIASVYCPMVQDPTADELRDNGYQSFDTIQAVRRETPVRRGTYGEFVEYISQVSHNYTIVRLIRYQDTLAARLCIILNGPEPNRCYSDLSSILAGYVTEYMFSNQGVDYGSNAAFGSLAADLIECRLTDPDELEQRLKQIQLAVRRYYHVIVVAFDTDQDRSTIPWNYIISQLEQVFPFSNITTYHGEILMVVRKTKRGSRISFDRQKLLTILEHYNGYAAIGNTSEFLTSLPPVYHQARDALRLGRAMDPGQRILYYEDYSMYQMIELAAESARQKLGSRNLVHLCNNETVALLLHDNKTGGNLLDFLYTYLLHERNATETAKALYIHRNTALYKIRKIEEIIGGSLDDPILRERLLFSYHVLEYMTRYRKEDILTLKRTRSEDYPSNSVPV, encoded by the coding sequence ATGGGCCTGTATACACCCGCCATGTTGTCGTATTGGCTCGGGGATGCCGTTTTGGACGTCCGCCCCGGGGCCGCGGAGCCGCACTGCGAGGGAGGCATCAAGCTGCTGGATCAGGGGGAATCCGTCCTGCGTGCCGAGTGTCTGTATATCGGCACAGCGCAGGCGGTGACACATGCCCTCGCCTGCGGCAGGCTGCCTCAGGAATGCCTTCTGATCGTTTCCAGCGGCAGGTGCGGGGCCGAAATGCTTCCAGATGTGCTTACGCTGATTGAGACCAACCTGCCTCTGCTGGAGCTTTACAACTGTGTCCAGGAGCATGTCCACCGTTTTATCGCCTGGGACTCCAGCCTTCACGAGGTGGTCTACAACAACGCCGGGCTTCAGGAACTGCTCCAAAGGGCCTCTTCTGAGCTGCACGCCACCATCCTGCTGGTCAACACCGGCTACAAGCACATCGCTTCGGTCTACTGCCCCATGGTCCAGGACCCTACCGCCGACGAGCTCCGGGACAATGGGTATCAGTCCTTCGATACCATCCAGGCCGTACGCCGTGAGACACCGGTCCGGCGCGGAACCTATGGTGAGTTTGTCGAGTACATCTCTCAGGTCAGCCATAACTACACCATCGTCCGGCTTATCCGCTATCAGGACACCCTGGCTGCCCGGCTGTGCATCATTCTGAACGGACCGGAGCCCAACCGATGCTATTCGGACCTGAGCTCTATCCTGGCCGGTTATGTGACGGAATACATGTTCAGCAATCAGGGGGTGGATTATGGCAGCAATGCCGCCTTCGGCAGCCTGGCGGCCGACCTGATTGAATGCCGCCTGACCGACCCCGATGAGCTGGAGCAGCGGCTCAAGCAGATCCAGTTGGCTGTGCGCCGGTACTACCACGTCATTGTGGTCGCTTTCGACACCGACCAGGACCGAAGCACCATCCCCTGGAACTACATCATTAGCCAGTTGGAACAGGTCTTTCCCTTCAGCAACATCACCACCTACCACGGCGAGATCCTGATGGTGGTACGTAAGACGAAGCGCGGCAGCCGCATCTCCTTTGACCGGCAGAAGCTGCTGACCATTCTGGAGCACTATAACGGGTATGCCGCCATCGGGAATACCTCGGAATTCCTTACTTCCCTGCCCCCGGTCTACCACCAGGCCAGAGATGCCCTGCGTCTGGGCCGGGCGATGGACCCCGGCCAGCGCATCTTATACTATGAGGACTACAGCATGTACCAGATGATCGAGCTGGCGGCGGAATCCGCCCGCCAGAAGCTGGGCAGCCGGAACCTGGTCCACCTGTGCAACAACGAAACCGTAGCTCTGCTCCTGCACGACAACAAGACGGGCGGCAATCTGCTGGATTTTCTATATACCTATCTGCTGCATGAGCGCAACGCCACCGAGACAGCCAAGGCCCTTTACATACACCGCAATACGGCCCTGTATAAAATCCGCAAGATCGAAGAGATCATCGGCGGCAGCCTGGACGACCCCATCCTGCGGGAGCGCCTTCTGTTCAGCTATCACGTATTGGAGTACATGACGCGTTACCGTAAGGAGGATATCCTGACCCTCAAACGCACCCGCTCGGAGGATTACCCCAGCAACTCCGTCCCGGTATAG